Proteins from one Akkermansiaceae bacterium genomic window:
- the nusB gene encoding transcription antitermination factor NusB, giving the protein MPSRRQIREAVVQFLYCADLEGGASPASLREPFWEFVTESDRKALQLSTFRTVHHLAHGREGRLAEFVERVGPANAFLSAWPQAEALKTDLNRIAELESSWSTQFARLERLPKDDNDSAVADNFARALSLLFNIDRDLAVTRARYLTAVDDFPSLRTQLEAITATVRRLQRISDRLRMVEYPEKFPEQADLSKLRESKAEIAELRLRADEIVDSLLAKKESIDATLASVVDNFSPERIDPVDRAVLRLATYEIIHAGTPPKVAINEGIELAKKFGTTDSRRFVNGILDQVAKLNAER; this is encoded by the coding sequence ATGCCTAGCCGCCGCCAAATCCGCGAGGCGGTGGTGCAGTTCCTCTACTGTGCCGATCTTGAAGGCGGAGCCTCGCCCGCTTCCCTGCGCGAACCGTTCTGGGAATTCGTCACCGAGTCGGACCGCAAGGCCCTCCAGCTCTCGACCTTCCGCACCGTGCACCATCTCGCACACGGCCGCGAGGGGCGGTTGGCGGAATTCGTTGAACGCGTGGGACCGGCAAATGCCTTCCTTTCCGCATGGCCCCAGGCTGAGGCGTTGAAGACCGACCTCAACCGCATCGCCGAGCTGGAGTCGTCTTGGAGCACCCAGTTCGCCCGGCTGGAGCGTCTTCCAAAGGACGACAACGATTCCGCCGTGGCGGACAATTTCGCCAGGGCACTCTCCCTTCTTTTCAACATTGACCGTGATCTGGCCGTCACCCGCGCCCGTTACCTGACCGCGGTGGATGACTTTCCCTCGCTCCGCACGCAACTGGAAGCCATCACCGCCACCGTGCGCCGCCTCCAGCGGATCTCCGACCGTCTGCGGATGGTAGAGTATCCGGAAAAGTTTCCGGAGCAGGCCGACCTGAGCAAGCTGCGCGAGTCAAAGGCGGAGATCGCCGAACTCCGACTGCGAGCCGACGAGATCGTGGACTCACTTCTGGCGAAGAAGGAATCCATCGACGCGACGCTTGCCTCCGTGGTGGACAACTTCTCCCCGGAGCGGATCGATCCGGTGGACCGCGCCGTCCTCCGCCTCGCCACCTATGAGATCATCCATGCCGGCACGCCGCCGAAGGTCGCCATCAATGAAGGGATCGAGCTTGCGAAGAAGTTCGGCACCACGGATTCCCGCCGCTTTGTGAACGGTATCCTCGACCAGGTGGCGAAGCTGAATGCGGAGCGTTGA
- a CDS encoding YbaB/EbfC family nucleoid-associated protein — MNIAKLMKQAQQMQAGLAAKQEELSARTVEASVGGGKVNVTATCAGDVLSIKIDPSVVDASDVEFLEDLVLKGVQEAITKGKDTAAAEMKKLTRRHGPSPACNPPAEAAPWQKAHPLSPRSPCLPSAAG, encoded by the coding sequence ATGAACATCGCCAAACTGATGAAACAAGCCCAGCAGATGCAGGCAGGGCTCGCCGCAAAGCAGGAAGAACTTTCCGCCCGCACCGTCGAAGCCTCCGTCGGCGGCGGCAAGGTCAACGTCACCGCCACCTGCGCGGGTGACGTGCTTTCCATCAAGATCGACCCGTCCGTGGTGGATGCCTCCGATGTGGAGTTTCTGGAGGATCTGGTCCTCAAGGGAGTCCAGGAAGCCATCACCAAGGGCAAGGACACCGCGGCCGCGGAAATGAAGAAGCTCACCCGGCGGCATGGGCCTTCCCCGGCATGTAATCCCCCGGCGGAAGCCGCCCCCTGGCAGAAAGCCCATCCCCTTTCCCCACGGTCACCATGTCTCCCCTCCGCCGCCGGCTAG
- the ribH gene encoding 6,7-dimethyl-8-ribityllumazine synthase, translating into MSSALPPKPRVIGPRVRVCIVAAKYNETYTDALVQNVIEELGELVPNARVDLIRVPGAFEIPVTVASVIEREGPACIIALGVIIRGSTQHADLVATSVTNGLQQLAMESKRPIIHEVLLVDDEKQAYARCIGAQLNRGKEAARAAASMIDIFQELDRSMPHQTPRTNPRARNA; encoded by the coding sequence ATGTCGTCCGCGTTGCCGCCAAAACCACGAGTGATCGGCCCCAGGGTGAGGGTCTGCATCGTCGCTGCGAAATATAATGAGACCTACACGGACGCCCTCGTGCAGAATGTGATCGAGGAACTCGGTGAGCTGGTGCCGAACGCCCGCGTCGATCTCATCCGCGTGCCGGGTGCCTTCGAGATCCCCGTCACCGTGGCCTCCGTCATCGAGCGTGAAGGACCGGCCTGCATCATCGCCCTCGGCGTGATCATCCGCGGCTCCACCCAGCACGCGGATCTGGTGGCCACCTCCGTCACCAACGGCCTCCAGCAACTGGCCATGGAATCGAAAAGGCCGATCATCCATGAAGTTCTGCTGGTCGATGACGAAAAACAGGCTTATGCCCGCTGCATCGGAGCGCAGCTCAACCGCGGCAAGGAAGCCGCGCGCGCCGCTGCCTCCATGATTGATATTTTCCAGGAACTCGACCGCTCGATGCCCCACCAGACACCCCGCACAAATCCCCGCGCCCGCAATGCCTAG
- the polX gene encoding DNA polymerase/3'-5' exonuclease PolX: MPVTRENLAEVLEEIALLLELKGENPFKVRAYRQGAETVRGFDGDIVQRAAGNELTGIKGIGDALRDKLHELAATGTLQFHQKLRAEFPAGLFELFDLQGLGPKKIKVLHETLGVGSTADLKALCESGTVARLPGFGEKTQAKILEAITLRSTVADTFLLGSINPLVEEILELLRMHPEVTRVAVAGSFRRGKETVHDIDFLVATKEPALVCEDFTTLPQMESIIACGDAKASIRLKNGIQADLRAVSNKQFPFALQYFTGSKEHNVAIRSLALKKGLSLNEYGFTPVDAGAPAAIPEVNEEGDIYQALGLQFIPPELRENRGEIEAAAEHTLPRLIQLENLRGTFHNHTTASDGHNTLEEMAEEAIDLGLQYLGIADHSKSSFQANGLDEIRLLEQVARIRELNAGWEHFRLFSGTEVDILKDGSLDFDDTILSQLDYCVASVHSVFNLDEEEMTRRICRAMENEHVTMLGHVTGRLLLRRDEYKVNHAKIIDCAVATRTIIELNCSPKRMDMDWRWWRKARDQGVLCSINPDAHSTARIHHIGLGVRMARKGWLRREDVLNTRPVKEVEAFLKTPKSKR, encoded by the coding sequence ATGCCCGTAACCCGCGAAAACCTGGCCGAAGTCCTCGAAGAGATCGCCTTGTTGCTCGAACTGAAGGGAGAGAATCCCTTCAAGGTCCGTGCCTACCGGCAGGGTGCCGAAACGGTCCGCGGATTTGACGGGGACATCGTGCAACGGGCCGCCGGCAACGAACTCACCGGCATCAAGGGCATTGGTGACGCCTTGCGCGACAAGCTGCATGAACTGGCCGCCACCGGCACCCTCCAGTTCCACCAGAAGCTCCGCGCGGAATTTCCGGCCGGATTGTTCGAACTGTTCGATCTCCAGGGGCTCGGCCCGAAAAAGATCAAAGTCCTCCACGAAACGCTCGGCGTCGGCTCCACCGCCGACCTGAAGGCGCTCTGCGAGAGCGGCACGGTGGCGAGGCTCCCCGGCTTCGGTGAGAAGACCCAGGCGAAGATCCTAGAAGCCATCACGCTGCGGAGTACCGTGGCGGATACTTTCCTGCTGGGATCCATCAATCCGCTGGTGGAGGAAATCCTTGAGCTGCTGCGCATGCATCCGGAGGTCACACGGGTGGCCGTGGCAGGATCGTTCCGCCGCGGGAAGGAGACGGTGCATGACATCGACTTCCTCGTGGCCACGAAGGAACCGGCACTGGTTTGCGAGGACTTCACCACGCTGCCGCAGATGGAGTCGATCATCGCCTGCGGGGACGCGAAGGCATCCATCCGCCTGAAAAACGGCATCCAGGCGGATCTGCGCGCGGTTTCCAACAAACAGTTCCCTTTCGCCCTCCAGTATTTCACCGGGTCCAAGGAACACAACGTGGCCATCCGTTCACTGGCCCTGAAGAAAGGGCTGTCCCTCAACGAATACGGCTTCACTCCGGTGGATGCCGGTGCCCCCGCCGCCATCCCGGAAGTGAACGAGGAAGGCGACATCTACCAGGCGCTGGGCCTCCAGTTCATCCCGCCGGAACTGCGGGAGAACCGCGGCGAGATCGAAGCGGCGGCGGAGCACACCCTTCCCCGCCTGATCCAACTGGAGAACCTCCGCGGCACCTTCCACAACCACACCACCGCTTCCGACGGGCACAACACGCTGGAGGAAATGGCGGAGGAAGCGATCGACCTGGGCCTGCAATACCTCGGCATCGCGGATCACTCGAAGTCCTCGTTCCAGGCGAACGGGCTGGATGAAATCCGCCTGCTGGAGCAGGTGGCGAGGATCAGGGAACTGAATGCGGGATGGGAACACTTCCGCCTGTTCTCCGGAACGGAGGTGGACATCCTCAAGGATGGGTCGCTGGACTTCGATGACACGATCCTCTCCCAACTGGACTACTGCGTGGCGTCGGTCCATTCGGTTTTCAACCTGGATGAGGAGGAGATGACCCGCCGGATCTGCCGCGCGATGGAGAACGAGCACGTGACCATGCTGGGCCATGTAACCGGCAGGCTCCTGCTCCGCCGTGACGAGTACAAGGTCAACCACGCGAAGATCATCGACTGTGCGGTGGCGACGCGGACCATCATCGAGCTGAACTGCAGCCCGAAGCGGATGGACATGGACTGGCGGTGGTGGCGGAAGGCCCGCGACCAGGGTGTGCTCTGCTCCATCAATCCGGACGCCCACTCCACCGCCCGCATCCACCACATCGGCCTTGGCGTACGGATGGCCCGCAAGGGGTGGCTGCGCCGGGAGGATGTGCTCAACACCCGTCCCGTGAAGGAAGTGGAGGCATTCCTTAAGACCCCGAAATCGAAGCGTTGA
- a CDS encoding sugar phosphate isomerase/epimerase, whose amino-acid sequence MSRPVTLFTGQWADLPLEKLAALANEMGYDGLELACWGDHFDVEAALGSKSYVKEKWELLADHGLTSYAISNHLVGQAICDNVDERHKSILPESVWGDGDPEGVRKRAAKHMANAAKACRKFIDAKPKGDDFDFPAVVNGFTGSSIWHSIYAFPPTNQAYYEKGFKDFAKRFGPILEAFEKANVNFGLEVHPTEIAFDIVSARRALEAVGNHKRFGFNFDPSHLGYQGVDYVRFIREFGDRIYHCHIKDAWWGHGDGTVGVFGGHTDFGDPRRYWDFRSPGRGDVDFEDVIVALNDVKYRGPLSVEWEDGRMDRVHGGAEACAFVRGLDFPGSDVIFDAAFDRKNQ is encoded by the coding sequence ATGTCACGTCCTGTCACTCTCTTCACCGGTCAATGGGCAGATCTGCCGCTTGAGAAACTCGCGGCTCTCGCCAATGAAATGGGCTACGATGGCCTGGAACTCGCCTGCTGGGGTGACCACTTCGATGTGGAAGCCGCCCTTGGCAGCAAATCCTACGTGAAGGAAAAGTGGGAACTGCTCGCCGACCACGGCCTGACCTCCTACGCGATCTCCAACCACCTCGTCGGCCAGGCCATCTGCGACAACGTCGATGAGCGCCACAAGTCCATCCTCCCGGAAAGCGTCTGGGGCGATGGCGATCCGGAAGGTGTCCGCAAGCGCGCCGCCAAGCACATGGCGAACGCCGCCAAGGCCTGCCGCAAGTTCATCGACGCGAAGCCGAAGGGCGATGACTTCGATTTCCCCGCCGTGGTCAATGGTTTCACCGGTTCCTCCATCTGGCACTCCATCTACGCCTTCCCGCCGACCAACCAGGCCTACTACGAAAAGGGCTTCAAGGATTTCGCGAAGCGCTTCGGCCCCATCCTCGAGGCTTTCGAGAAAGCGAACGTCAACTTCGGCCTGGAAGTCCACCCGACCGAGATCGCCTTCGACATCGTGTCCGCACGCCGCGCGCTGGAAGCCGTCGGCAACCACAAGCGCTTCGGCTTCAACTTCGACCCGTCCCACCTCGGCTACCAGGGTGTGGACTACGTCCGCTTCATCCGCGAGTTCGGCGACCGCATCTACCACTGCCACATCAAGGACGCATGGTGGGGCCACGGTGACGGCACCGTCGGCGTCTTCGGCGGCCACACCGACTTCGGTGATCCGCGCCGTTACTGGGACTTCCGTTCCCCGGGCCGTGGCGATGTCGATTTCGAGGACGTCATCGTCGCCCTCAACGACGTCAAATACCGCGGACCTCTCTCCGTCGAGTGGGAGGACGGCCGCATGGACCGCGTCCATGGCGGTGCGGAGGCATGTGCCTTCGTCCGCGGCCTCGACTTCCCCGGCAGCGACGTCATTTTCGACGCGGCCTTCGACCGCAAGAACCAGTAA
- the dnaX gene encoding DNA polymerase III subunit gamma/tau — MSYQVFARKYRPKTFDDVLGQDHVVRTLRNAIAQQRLAHAYLFVGPRGTGKTSTARILAKALNCPGGPKADFDPDDDICVEIAEGRSLDVLEIDGASNNGVEQVRDLRESVRFAPARGQFKIYYIDEVHMLSNAAFNALLKTLEEPPPHVKFIFATTEANKILPTILSRCQRFDLRPIPTETIARHLQHIAGKEGITLDETAAWAIAKGADGGMRDAQSMLDQLVAFCGDHITEANVLDIFGFTSREKVATLTSALLERATPAALSLIQKEAESGRELSQLLGELIGCLRALLVAKLDPTADGDGIPADLWTKLVTAAEEYAPDRILAAIDVFAETEGRMKWATNKRLHFELGVIKAIQSLGEVRIADVIKVLTRGADFIGQAPSPSPTAAAQPSQPAEPEPEAPRPSVPAVVTPAIPAPEPEKPATAPVRKPGMNAISALDSFIEAAPEVSEPPPAPEPPPWEEAKPAATEAPPAAPAPPTLDNSFYEDPLIQSALEKFQGKVLK, encoded by the coding sequence GTGAGCTATCAGGTCTTCGCCCGGAAATACCGGCCCAAAACTTTCGACGACGTCCTCGGACAGGACCATGTGGTGCGCACCCTGCGCAACGCCATCGCCCAGCAGCGGCTGGCCCACGCCTACCTTTTCGTCGGCCCCCGCGGCACCGGCAAGACCTCCACCGCCCGTATACTTGCCAAAGCCCTGAACTGCCCCGGCGGCCCGAAGGCGGATTTCGATCCGGATGACGACATCTGCGTGGAGATCGCCGAGGGGCGGTCGCTCGACGTGCTGGAGATCGACGGTGCTTCCAACAACGGTGTCGAGCAGGTGCGGGACCTGCGGGAGTCCGTCCGCTTCGCCCCGGCCCGCGGCCAGTTCAAGATCTACTACATCGACGAGGTCCACATGCTCTCGAACGCCGCGTTCAACGCGCTGCTCAAGACGCTGGAGGAACCCCCGCCGCACGTGAAGTTCATCTTCGCCACCACGGAGGCGAACAAGATCCTGCCGACGATCCTTTCCCGCTGCCAGCGGTTCGACCTGCGGCCGATCCCGACGGAAACGATCGCCCGCCACCTCCAGCACATCGCCGGCAAGGAAGGCATCACCCTGGATGAGACCGCCGCCTGGGCGATCGCCAAAGGGGCGGACGGCGGCATGCGCGACGCCCAGTCCATGCTGGACCAGCTCGTGGCATTCTGCGGCGACCACATCACCGAAGCGAACGTGCTGGATATCTTCGGCTTCACCTCACGGGAAAAGGTGGCGACCCTCACCTCCGCCCTGCTGGAACGGGCGACACCGGCCGCGCTTTCCCTCATCCAGAAGGAGGCCGAGAGTGGCAGGGAGCTTTCCCAACTCCTGGGTGAGCTGATCGGCTGTCTGCGTGCCCTGCTGGTGGCGAAGCTGGACCCCACGGCGGATGGCGACGGCATCCCCGCCGACCTCTGGACCAAGCTTGTAACGGCGGCGGAAGAGTATGCCCCCGACCGCATTCTGGCCGCCATCGACGTCTTCGCGGAGACGGAGGGCCGGATGAAGTGGGCGACGAACAAGCGCCTGCATTTCGAGCTGGGTGTCATCAAGGCGATCCAGTCGCTCGGTGAAGTGAGGATCGCGGATGTGATCAAGGTCCTGACCCGTGGGGCGGACTTCATCGGCCAGGCACCATCGCCTTCGCCAACCGCTGCCGCGCAGCCTTCCCAACCGGCCGAACCGGAACCGGAGGCCCCGCGTCCGTCCGTACCTGCGGTGGTCACTCCGGCGATACCCGCACCGGAGCCGGAGAAGCCCGCCACCGCTCCCGTGCGGAAGCCGGGGATGAACGCGATCAGCGCGCTGGACTCATTCATCGAGGCGGCACCGGAGGTCAGCGAACCCCCACCCGCTCCCGAGCCGCCTCCGTGGGAGGAGGCGAAACCAGCCGCGACCGAAGCGCCTCCGGCAGCCCCTGCCCCGCCCACGCTGGACAACAGCTTCTACGAGGACCCCCTCATCCAGTCAGCCCTTGAGAAATTCCAGGGCAAAGTGCTCAAGTAA
- a CDS encoding NPCBM/NEW2 domain-containing protein codes for MTKPALLPLLILPVMLAANTPQQQISEQVPRAVSILNNWQAQDPVKAEKKVHLVYWSPADRQPPTGYVVRLAAIMEDIRRFYGREMIRLGFGPRSIQFDKGQDGRTVIHVVKGEKPYASYGPESGDDIRKECLPALTAAGLDPEKETIVIFCNMANWTPATRTITQNSPYYASGTNCNGTAWQVDSPILNLDFLGKKEPRVKDGQYGDISVGKYNSIFIGGVCHELGHALGLPHNCERTDEKEAFGTALMGAGNRTYGDQLRGEGKGSFLTLAHGLRLASHPIFSGSAKGIDTPANATPTDIRITNHGKSFSFSAKVVADPPAYAVVGYMDPAGGGDYDATTCTAVPDDAGNFTLEADALAAGKAGVFRVVILQANGAASSFASPTPQFTYPYRVEQDGTVDTSSAEAFAALRPLLAEVAGSSTMAARDILRSIAAKKPDPKLLEAGGVIAANLGFRPGKAPSAEPDSPCRLSDAAMIEATVGYGKADPNRLPGDHLLFSCGGRLFSRGLYAHAPAVHRWDLGGKWKSLKGHAGFPDGTDGGSCVFVIKGDGKELWRSEKTSPGTLRSYDLPVAGVKELQFIVEDAGDGNRSDWGCWFEPELSL; via the coding sequence ATGACAAAACCCGCCCTCCTTCCCCTGCTGATCCTCCCGGTGATGCTGGCAGCAAACACCCCGCAGCAGCAAATTTCCGAGCAGGTCCCGCGCGCCGTCTCGATCCTCAACAACTGGCAGGCGCAGGATCCGGTGAAGGCGGAGAAGAAAGTCCACCTCGTCTATTGGTCGCCCGCCGACCGCCAGCCACCCACCGGCTATGTGGTGAGGCTGGCGGCGATCATGGAGGACATCCGCAGATTTTATGGCAGGGAAATGATCCGGCTCGGTTTCGGACCACGCAGCATCCAGTTCGACAAGGGACAGGATGGCAGGACCGTCATCCATGTGGTCAAAGGCGAGAAACCTTACGCTTCCTACGGCCCGGAATCCGGTGACGATATCCGCAAGGAATGCCTGCCCGCCCTCACCGCCGCCGGGCTGGATCCGGAGAAGGAAACCATCGTCATCTTCTGCAACATGGCGAACTGGACGCCTGCCACCCGCACGATCACCCAGAACAGCCCGTACTACGCCAGCGGCACGAACTGCAATGGCACCGCGTGGCAGGTGGACTCCCCCATCCTCAACCTCGATTTCCTCGGCAAGAAGGAGCCGCGCGTGAAGGACGGCCAGTATGGCGACATCTCCGTGGGCAAATACAACTCCATCTTCATCGGCGGCGTCTGCCATGAACTCGGACACGCGCTGGGACTCCCCCACAACTGCGAACGGACGGATGAAAAGGAAGCGTTCGGCACCGCGCTGATGGGTGCGGGCAACCGCACCTATGGGGACCAGTTGCGGGGTGAAGGGAAAGGTTCCTTCCTCACCCTCGCCCACGGTCTGAGGCTGGCGTCCCACCCGATTTTCTCCGGCTCCGCCAAAGGGATCGATACCCCGGCCAACGCCACGCCGACCGACATCCGGATCACCAACCATGGCAAAAGCTTCAGTTTTTCCGCAAAGGTGGTGGCGGATCCTCCGGCGTATGCGGTGGTCGGCTACATGGACCCGGCGGGTGGCGGTGACTACGACGCCACCACCTGCACCGCCGTGCCGGATGATGCGGGAAATTTCACGCTGGAGGCGGATGCCCTCGCCGCCGGGAAAGCCGGTGTCTTCCGCGTGGTGATCCTGCAGGCCAATGGCGCGGCAAGTTCCTTCGCTTCCCCGACGCCGCAGTTCACCTATCCCTACCGGGTGGAACAGGACGGCACCGTCGATACCTCATCCGCCGAAGCCTTCGCCGCCCTGCGGCCACTGCTGGCCGAGGTCGCCGGATCATCCACCATGGCGGCGAGGGATATTCTCCGCTCCATCGCGGCGAAGAAGCCCGATCCGAAACTTCTCGAAGCGGGCGGAGTCATCGCCGCCAATCTCGGCTTCCGTCCGGGAAAAGCTCCGTCAGCGGAACCGGACAGTCCATGCCGGCTTTCCGATGCGGCGATGATCGAGGCGACCGTTGGCTACGGTAAGGCGGATCCCAACCGGCTGCCGGGTGACCATCTCCTTTTTTCCTGCGGTGGCAGGCTTTTCTCACGCGGGCTGTATGCCCACGCCCCGGCGGTCCATCGCTGGGATCTTGGCGGGAAGTGGAAATCGTTGAAAGGGCACGCGGGTTTCCCCGATGGCACGGACGGAGGGTCGTGTGTCTTCGTCATCAAGGGCGATGGCAAGGAGCTGTGGAGGTCGGAAAAGACCAGCCCCGGCACCCTCCGCAGCTATGACCTGCCGGTGGCGGGGGTGAAGGAACTGCAGTTCATCGTGGAAGACGCCGGGGATGGGAACCGCTCCGACTGGGGCTGCTGGTTCGAGCCGGAGCTTTCCTTGTGA
- a CDS encoding aminotransferase class IV yields the protein MQVSKTRIIVRLMSDFWCNGGWIGAEEFTLPPTDRGVILGLAIFETMLAVDGRPKFIPAHLKRWEESCRRLGWKFPDNDLEAIGAELLARNGLTQGRGRLRLTMTGGSGSVFTKDAGTDALTWITATPVDAPPDSVSVLLSPWRRNERSPLAGLKTASYAENILALDHARAAGFDETLFLNTVGQLCEAGTSNVFIVRGGRVLTPSLDSGCLPGVMRSVIIALIGKMGLTCVETSLVSTDLEEADEIFLTSAIRGPVPVSRLGQRAFPATPVTDSVRAAWRDEICRC from the coding sequence TTGCAGGTCAGCAAGACACGGATCATCGTCCGCCTGATGTCGGATTTCTGGTGCAATGGCGGATGGATCGGGGCGGAGGAATTCACGCTTCCTCCTACGGACCGTGGAGTCATTCTTGGTCTGGCTATTTTTGAAACCATGCTCGCCGTGGATGGAAGGCCGAAATTCATCCCGGCGCACCTGAAACGGTGGGAGGAAAGCTGCCGCCGGCTGGGCTGGAAGTTCCCGGATAATGATCTGGAAGCCATCGGCGCGGAGCTGCTGGCGCGGAACGGACTGACACAGGGCAGGGGCAGGCTCCGCCTGACGATGACCGGCGGGTCCGGCTCGGTCTTCACCAAGGACGCCGGTACCGATGCCCTCACCTGGATCACCGCGACTCCGGTGGACGCTCCGCCTGATAGCGTCTCCGTCCTCCTCTCACCTTGGCGGCGAAATGAGAGATCGCCGCTGGCCGGGCTGAAAACGGCGTCCTACGCGGAGAACATCCTGGCGCTGGACCATGCCCGCGCCGCCGGGTTCGACGAGACGCTTTTCCTGAATACCGTAGGCCAGCTCTGCGAGGCGGGCACTTCCAATGTCTTCATCGTCCGGGGAGGGCGTGTGCTGACCCCATCGCTCGACAGCGGCTGCCTGCCGGGGGTAATGCGCTCCGTCATCATCGCGCTGATAGGAAAGATGGGACTCACCTGTGTGGAAACGTCCCTCGTGAGCACGGATCTGGAGGAAGCGGACGAAATTTTCCTCACCTCCGCCATTCGCGGGCCGGTGCCCGTTTCCCGGCTGGGCCAACGGGCATTTCCGGCCACCCCGGTGACGGATTCCGTCCGGGCCGCGTGGCGGGACGAAATTTGCCGCTGCTGA
- a CDS encoding endonuclease/exonuclease/phosphatase family protein: MSPLRRRLGWTLVTVSLFLHLFTIGCYSTQPDMFAAFTVMPIWLWGAIGLLMSAGAFYFMRAPLSLVLTGIWALTLLIGSDEARALGHIGKPAPQPGPAAPFQSRKVVRVLTINTGNFNFGDPTDEILAWDPDIVLLQQTNPAHTARIASRLYQGKGDFRTNMFNGVITRWKIRREDKNRVIRSQQMEVVTPDGSALQVVNIHLATAATDLRLWRRSAWREHSHNRKLRRQEMSVALQILGQTTDFPTVPTIFGGDFNAPATDVVHRQLSRDFIDAFSETGVGWGNTFHRRFPILRIDHIYSTRHLTPVRCRVVETRHSDHRFVVADFLMR, encoded by the coding sequence ATGTCTCCCCTCCGCCGCCGGCTAGGATGGACCCTGGTGACCGTGTCGCTTTTCCTGCATCTTTTCACCATCGGCTGCTACTCGACGCAGCCGGACATGTTCGCCGCGTTCACCGTGATGCCGATCTGGCTGTGGGGAGCCATCGGACTGCTGATGTCAGCGGGTGCCTTCTATTTCATGCGGGCACCGCTTTCGCTGGTGCTGACCGGCATCTGGGCGCTCACGCTGCTCATCGGCTCCGACGAAGCGAGGGCGCTGGGGCACATCGGGAAACCCGCGCCGCAACCCGGCCCCGCCGCTCCATTCCAATCCCGCAAGGTCGTGCGGGTGCTGACGATCAACACCGGGAACTTCAACTTCGGTGATCCCACCGATGAAATCCTCGCGTGGGATCCGGACATCGTCCTCCTGCAACAGACGAACCCGGCCCACACGGCACGGATCGCCTCCCGGCTCTATCAGGGGAAGGGTGACTTCCGCACAAACATGTTCAACGGTGTGATCACCCGCTGGAAGATCCGCCGGGAGGACAAGAACCGCGTGATCCGCAGCCAGCAGATGGAGGTGGTGACACCGGATGGCTCCGCCCTCCAGGTGGTCAACATCCACCTGGCCACCGCCGCCACGGATCTCCGGTTGTGGAGACGCTCCGCCTGGCGGGAACACAGCCACAACCGGAAGCTGCGCCGTCAGGAAATGTCGGTGGCCCTCCAGATCCTCGGCCAGACCACGGACTTCCCGACAGTCCCCACGATCTTCGGGGGGGATTTCAACGCGCCCGCCACGGACGTCGTCCACCGCCAGCTTTCCCGGGATTTCATCGACGCGTTCTCCGAAACCGGCGTCGGCTGGGGGAATACCTTCCACCGCCGTTTCCCGATCCTGCGGATCGACCACATCTATTCCACCCGCCATCTCACTCCGGTCCGCTGCCGGGTGGTGGAAACAAGGCATTCCGACCACCGGTTCGTGGTGGCGGATTTCCTGATGCGCTGA